A genomic stretch from uncultured Pseudodesulfovibrio sp. includes:
- a CDS encoding tetratricopeptide repeat protein — MNKLFFLMAIAIMTIACAPSPKHAGNMSMTVKDYQTAANYYEDALKQNPDSVILLTSLGRAYYNLADFDKAAKSFTAATQIEPGYPQAVFYQGLTALARNDRATGFGILTNFSYPGKPEVTRSVTTMARLLTGNTEATNKYLIDRMAQAWTEGVTLDKQADFK; from the coding sequence ATGAATAAACTATTTTTTCTCATGGCAATAGCCATCATGACTATTGCCTGCGCTCCCTCACCCAAACATGCCGGCAACATGTCCATGACGGTCAAGGATTATCAGACTGCGGCAAACTATTATGAAGACGCCCTGAAACAGAATCCGGATTCCGTCATCCTGCTGACCAGCCTCGGTCGTGCGTACTACAATTTGGCCGATTTCGACAAGGCCGCGAAGAGTTTTACCGCAGCAACCCAGATAGAACCGGGATACCCACAGGCCGTCTTTTATCAAGGGCTGACCGCCCTCGCACGAAACGACCGTGCGACCGGGTTCGGCATACTGACCAACTTCAGCTATCCAGGCAAGCCCGAAGTGACACGTTCTGTAACTACCATGGCCCGCCTACTCACAGGCAATACCGAGGCCACAAATAAATACCTGATCGACAGGATGGCTCAGGCGTGGACCGAAGGCGTGACTCTGGATAAACAGGCTGACTTCAAATAG
- the mnmA gene encoding tRNA 2-thiouridine(34) synthase MnmA, with amino-acid sequence MKIAVAVSGGMDSLLALTLLKEQGHELIAVHGHFLPPSPAWETVEQGLAAVCESLGIPFHALDLHEEFEKRVVAPFERGYREGLTPNPCALCNPRMKFGVLLDAVQELGSDKLATGHYVRIEERGDVGRMLVRGVDRTKDQSYFLSLVPIDSLRLSLFPLAETLKKDVLAILAAQGLTPPVPGESQEICFVPNDDYQAFLTGRGVMPGSGPAELSDGTVVGTHQGLWRHTQGQRRGLGIPWQEALYVLDKDVARNVLIVGTKSELASNGCVAGQVNLMTAVDAWPEVVMVQTRYRQQAKPSHVRLVDGKLHFAFLESHTRPTPGQVAAVYDENGVVLGGGVIEKPL; translated from the coding sequence ATGAAGATCGCTGTTGCCGTATCAGGAGGCATGGACAGCCTGCTCGCCCTGACCCTGCTCAAGGAGCAAGGACATGAGCTTATAGCTGTGCACGGTCATTTTCTGCCGCCATCTCCCGCTTGGGAAACTGTGGAGCAGGGGCTGGCTGCTGTGTGCGAAAGCCTCGGTATTCCTTTCCACGCCCTTGATCTGCATGAAGAATTTGAAAAGCGGGTGGTCGCTCCTTTTGAGAGAGGATACCGGGAGGGGTTGACGCCCAATCCGTGCGCCTTGTGCAATCCGCGAATGAAGTTCGGGGTGCTTTTAGACGCTGTTCAAGAACTTGGATCGGACAAGCTCGCCACCGGACATTATGTACGGATCGAAGAACGGGGCGATGTCGGGCGCATGCTTGTGCGTGGTGTGGATCGTACCAAGGACCAGAGCTATTTCCTTTCGCTCGTTCCGATTGATTCATTGAGGCTTTCGCTGTTTCCTCTGGCGGAAACATTGAAAAAGGATGTCCTTGCCATTCTGGCTGCGCAAGGCTTGACACCGCCTGTTCCGGGCGAAAGTCAGGAAATCTGTTTTGTGCCCAATGACGATTATCAGGCTTTTCTCACTGGCCGTGGAGTCATGCCCGGTTCCGGTCCTGCTGAACTGTCGGACGGAACCGTGGTCGGTACACATCAGGGCTTGTGGCGGCATACGCAGGGCCAGCGGCGCGGCCTGGGTATTCCGTGGCAGGAAGCGTTGTATGTCCTGGACAAGGATGTGGCGCGCAACGTGCTCATTGTCGGGACCAAATCGGAACTGGCGTCCAATGGATGCGTGGCCGGTCAGGTTAATCTCATGACTGCTGTGGATGCGTGGCCGGAAGTGGTCATGGTCCAGACTCGGTATCGTCAACAGGCCAAGCCAAGCCATGTGCGGTTGGTGGATGGCAAGTTGCACTTCGCATTTCTGGAATCCCATACGCGGCCTACGCCCGGACAGGTGGCAGCCGTGTATGATGAAAACGGTGTCGTGCTGGGCGGCGGTGTTATCGAAAAGCCGCTCTAA
- the gatA gene encoding Asp-tRNA(Asn)/Glu-tRNA(Gln) amidotransferase subunit GatA — MSDLYKKTLSEVAVKLQSGELKAVEAVRNCLDRIEATESRVKALITVTGDEALALAEAMDSQGPDANKPLWGVPIVLKDLLATKGVRTTCASKILDNFVPFYDATAVSKLREAGAIIIGKANMDEFAMGSSTENSAFFQTGNPWDTDRVPGGSSGGSGATVAAGQCYAALGTDTGGSIRLPASFCGIVGLKPTYGRVSRFGMIAYGSSLDQIGPMTRSVEDAARMLQVMAGHDPKDSTSVDVDVPDYLAALGRENLDGVTIGLPEEYWGEGLDAEVEEACKAAVAKMEALGAKTVQVKLSLTDYAIATYYIIAMAEASSNLSRFDGVRFGHRNKDASELIDMYTSSRTEGFGDEVQRRIIMGTYVLSSGYYDAYYNKAAKVRRLLREDFDKAFEQCDLIAGPVCPTTAFKAGEKADPLQMYLMDIFTISANLAGLPGMSLPVGLGKDSGMPVGLQFMGPAFCEVDMLSVTECLERNLDPMPMAEL, encoded by the coding sequence ATGTCTGATCTCTATAAGAAGACGCTCTCTGAGGTGGCTGTAAAGCTCCAGTCAGGAGAATTGAAGGCTGTTGAGGCCGTCCGGAACTGCCTTGACCGTATTGAAGCCACCGAATCCAGAGTCAAAGCGCTCATTACCGTTACTGGTGATGAAGCTCTGGCATTGGCGGAGGCCATGGACAGCCAGGGGCCGGATGCCAACAAACCGCTGTGGGGCGTACCCATCGTGCTCAAGGATCTCCTTGCCACCAAGGGTGTCCGTACTACCTGCGCCTCGAAGATACTGGATAATTTCGTGCCCTTTTATGATGCCACTGCGGTCTCCAAGCTGCGCGAAGCCGGGGCTATCATCATCGGCAAGGCCAACATGGATGAATTCGCCATGGGATCTTCCACCGAGAATTCCGCTTTTTTTCAGACCGGCAATCCGTGGGATACCGATCGTGTCCCAGGTGGTTCGTCAGGCGGTTCAGGGGCAACCGTTGCTGCAGGTCAGTGTTATGCCGCGCTCGGCACGGATACCGGCGGGTCCATCCGCCTGCCTGCTTCCTTCTGCGGTATAGTTGGTCTTAAGCCAACCTATGGCCGTGTTTCGCGGTTCGGCATGATTGCCTATGGGTCTTCTCTGGACCAGATAGGTCCGATGACCCGGAGTGTTGAGGATGCTGCCCGCATGTTGCAGGTCATGGCCGGACACGACCCCAAGGATTCCACTTCCGTGGATGTGGATGTGCCGGATTATCTGGCCGCATTGGGGCGTGAAAACCTTGACGGTGTAACCATCGGGTTGCCCGAGGAATATTGGGGCGAAGGACTGGACGCCGAAGTCGAAGAAGCATGCAAGGCCGCTGTCGCCAAGATGGAAGCGCTGGGTGCCAAGACTGTCCAGGTGAAACTGTCGCTAACGGATTACGCTATCGCCACCTATTACATCATCGCCATGGCAGAGGCTTCGAGCAACCTGTCGCGGTTTGACGGTGTGCGTTTCGGGCATCGTAACAAGGATGCTTCGGAACTTATCGATATGTATACCTCCAGTCGAACCGAAGGGTTTGGCGATGAAGTGCAGCGCCGTATCATCATGGGAACATACGTGCTTTCCAGCGGATATTACGATGCATACTATAACAAGGCCGCCAAGGTTCGTCGCCTCTTGCGCGAGGATTTCGACAAGGCGTTCGAACAGTGTGATCTTATTGCCGGTCCGGTGTGTCCGACCACGGCTTTCAAGGCTGGCGAAAAGGCCGATCCGTTGCAGATGTATCTCATGGATATCTTCACTATTTCAGCCAATCTGGCAGGACTGCCCGGTATGAGTCTGCCTGTAGGCCTCGGTAAGGATTCGGGTATGCCTGTTGGTCTCCAGTTTATGGGGCCGGCATTTTGCGAAGTGGACATGCTTTCCGTGACCGAGTGTCTTGAGCGAAACCTCGACCCCATGCCTATGGCTGAGTTGTAA
- the gatC gene encoding Asp-tRNA(Asn)/Glu-tRNA(Gln) amidotransferase subunit GatC: MKISPEEVAKVARLSRLDLPQDKLELFAGQLGDILSYMDKLGELDTDAVEPMYSPVKHTTVLRKDEVRKDFTREEVLSNAPEQDGQFFIVPRIV; the protein is encoded by the coding sequence ATGAAAATCAGTCCCGAAGAAGTGGCCAAGGTTGCGCGGCTTTCCCGTCTCGACCTGCCTCAGGACAAACTGGAGCTGTTCGCTGGACAGCTCGGAGATATTCTCAGTTACATGGATAAGCTCGGCGAGCTGGATACGGACGCTGTGGAACCAATGTATAGTCCGGTCAAGCACACGACTGTCCTGCGCAAGGATGAGGTGAGAAAAGACTTCACACGCGAAGAAGTGCTTTCCAATGCCCCGGAGCAGGACGGACAGTTCTTTATTGTCCCGCGTATCGTATAA